From one Triticum aestivum cultivar Chinese Spring chromosome 4B, IWGSC CS RefSeq v2.1, whole genome shotgun sequence genomic stretch:
- the LOC123090537 gene encoding fatty acyl-CoA reductase 1: protein MDARAVAGCFRGKTILVTGSTGFLGKLMVEKILRVQPDVKKLYLLVRAPDVASAEQRILTQVLGKDLFNTLREKHGLAGFQKLIKEKIVPLAGDVGSHNFRLDNSRADDLCEEIDIIIHGAATTSFYERYDVALATNALGAKYGCEFAKKCPNLKLLLHVSTAFVTGTQDGLLLEKALKMGESLQPGYHLDIEAELELVEKVKAELTASKSGSSDKSLEKTAMKELGLKRACHFGWPNVYTFTKAMGEMLLEQHRGDLPVVIIRPTMVTSTFQDPFPGWIEGARTIDAMIVAYTEQAFPCFVGDRKDTMDAVPADMVVNATLVAMAVHLNEKGQVIYNVCSALQNPLTGYGLEDACWDYFSIYPRIQNGKPLKNKRPYVFKRFALFRAYLILVYKLPLEMLHAVSLLFCGLFSQYYNKQNRRYNFLMLLVKLYAPYAFFKGCFDDTNMRRLRMEVKMDGNASDIFNFDLKSMDWHTYLLNVHVPAVLKYGRKNKGSV from the exons ATGGACGCCAGAGCAGTGGCCGGGTGCTTCCGTGGAAAGACCATACTCGTCACCGGCTCAACTGGTTTCCTTGGAAAAT TGATGGTTGAGAAGATACTGAGGGTACAACCGGACGTGAAGAAACTCTACCTGTTGGTGCGTGCGCCGGATGTCGCCTCTGCCGAGCAGCGTATCCTGACACAG GTGTTGGGGAAGGACCTGTTCAATACCCTGAGGGAAAAGCATGGGCTTGCTGGCTTCCAGAAGCTCATCAAAGAGAAGATAGTTCCTCTCGCCGGAGACGTTGGGTCTCACAACTTCAGGCTCGACAACTCCAGAGCTGACGACCTGTGTGAGGAGATCGACATTATCATCCATGGGGCTGCAACAACTAGCTTTTATGAAAG GTACGATGTTGCTTTGGCAACGAATGCACTAGGAGCCAAATATGGATGCGAATTTGCAAAGAAGTGTCCTAATCTGAAATTGTTGCTTCATGTTTCTACTG CTTTTGTAACTGGTACTCAAGATGGACTTTTACTGGAGAAAGCACTCAAGATGGGTGAATCACTACAGCCTGGTTACCACTTGGACATTGAAGCTGAGTTGGAGTTGGTTGAGAAGGTCAAGGCTGAACTCACAGCGTCTAAGAGTGGTAGTTCAGACAAATCATTGGAGAAGACAGCCATGAAAGAACTTGGCTTAAAGAG GGCTTGCCATTTTGGATGGCCAAACGTATATACATTTACCAAGGCTATGGGTGAGATGTTACTTGAGCAGCATAGGGGAGACCTTCCTGTCGTCATTATTCGACCTACCATGGTAACCAGCACTTTCCAAGATCCATTTCCAGGTTGGATAGAAGGGGCGAG GACAATTGATGCTATGATTGTCGCCTACACTGAGCAAGCATTCCCATGTTTCGTAGGTGATCGCAAAGACACAATGGATGCA GTTCCTGCGGACATGGTGGTAAATGCAACGCTGGTAGCCATGGCTGTTCATTTGAATGAGAAAGGACAAGTCATTTACAACGTGTGCTCAGCACTCCAAAACCCATTGACGGGTTATGGCTTAGAAGACGCATGTTGGGATTACTTCTCCATATATCCTCGTATACAGAATGGGAAACCCCTCAAAAACAAAAGGCCATACGTGTTTAAGAGATTCGCTTTATTCCGCGCATATCTGATACTGGTGTATAAGCTACCACTTGAG ATGTTACATGCCGTGAGCCTGTTATTTTGTGGGTTGTTTTCACAATATTACAATAAGCAAAACCGAAGATACAATTTCTTAATGCTCTTGGTCAAGCTGTATGCGCCATATGCCTTCTTCAAAGGATG CTTTGATGACACGAACATGAGGAGGTTGAGGATGGAAGTAAAAATGGATGGCAATGCTAGTGACATATTTAACTTTGATCTCAAATCTATGGACTGGCACACGTATCTCCTGAATGTACACGTCCCAGCTGTGCTAAAGTATGGACGCAAAAATAAGGGAAGCGTATAA